In Synechocystis sp. PCC 6714, the following are encoded in one genomic region:
- a CDS encoding type II toxin-antitoxin system HicA family toxin has protein sequence MPKKIRELKALLKQAGFTVKPAKGSHSKWTHPSLPQAIIMAGKDGDDAKLYLEKQVMESLAKLRKLDQEGN, from the coding sequence ATGCCCAAGAAAATTCGTGAACTCAAAGCACTATTGAAGCAAGCGGGATTTACCGTCAAACCAGCAAAGGGAAGTCATAGCAAATGGACTCACCCCAGTCTCCCGCAGGCTATCATTATGGCAGGGAAGGACGGCGATGATGCTAAACTTTACCTAGAAAAGCAGGTGATGGAAAGTTTGGCCAAATTACGAAAACTTGATCAGGAGGGTAACTAA
- a CDS encoding type II toxin-antitoxin system mRNA interferase toxin, RelE/StbE family — translation MKIAWSPKSLRSFKRLIRKNPNLRPMIEQVLHQLATDPFHPSLRTHKLKGELANVWSCSIDYNYRLLFEFVNNLEDNEEAILLLNLGSHDEVY, via the coding sequence ATGAAAATTGCCTGGTCTCCAAAATCGTTACGTTCATTCAAGCGCCTGATTCGCAAAAATCCTAATCTGAGGCCGATGATTGAACAAGTATTACATCAGTTGGCAACAGATCCTTTTCACCCTAGCCTACGCACCCATAAACTAAAAGGAGAACTAGCTAACGTCTGGTCATGCTCTATCGACTATAATTATCGTCTGCTATTTGAATTTGTGAACAACCTAGAAGATAACGAAGAGGCAATTTTATTACTAAATTTAGGTTCCCATGATGAAGTCTACTAA
- a CDS encoding BrnT family toxin — protein MYEFRWNSEKNEWLKQNRRVSFEQIVKAVQNDDVLADVENPNQEKYPHQYMLIVKISDYVYCVPYVKDGSTHFFKTIFPSRKMTKFYLGS, from the coding sequence ATGTATGAATTTCGTTGGAATTCAGAGAAAAATGAATGGCTAAAACAAAATCGTCGAGTTTCTTTTGAGCAAATTGTTAAGGCTGTTCAGAATGATGATGTTCTTGCTGATGTCGAGAATCCAAACCAAGAAAAATATCCCCATCAGTATATGTTGATTGTCAAGATTAGTGATTATGTCTATTGTGTCCCTTATGTTAAAGATGGGTCTACTCACTTTTTTAAAACAATTTTTCCAAGCCGTAAAATGACTAAGTTTTATTTAGGAAGTTAA
- a CDS encoding type II toxin-antitoxin system VapC family toxin: MKYLLDTNIRIYLIKKKPLQVLAKFQTLEVSEIGISSITVAELEYGVSKSQQQSKNRDALMQFLIPLEIIEFNQEAAIAYGNIRSNLESRGLVIGAMDMLIAAHALSLEVTLVSNNVREFSRISNLFLENRAE; encoded by the coding sequence ATGAAATACTTACTAGATACAAATATTCGCATTTATCTAATTAAGAAGAAGCCGCTCCAAGTCTTGGCAAAATTTCAAACCCTAGAAGTGTCAGAAATTGGTATTTCATCCATTACCGTAGCAGAATTAGAATATGGTGTCAGTAAAAGTCAACAGCAATCGAAAAACCGTGATGCCTTGATGCAGTTCTTGATTCCGCTAGAAATCATTGAGTTTAATCAAGAAGCGGCGATCGCCTATGGCAATATCAGAAGTAATCTGGAAAGTAGAGGTCTTGTCATTGGGGCTATGGATATGCTGATTGCGGCCCATGCGTTAAGTCTGGAAGTAACTCTTGTGAGCAATAATGTTCGAGAATTTTCACGCATTAGCAATTTATTCTTGGAAAACCGGGCAGAATAA
- the urtE gene encoding urea ABC transporter ATP-binding subunit UrtE, translating into MPVLFFPPFSANWIVPMLQISDLNVYYGESHILRNVDMSIAPGQMVCLIGRNGVGKTTLLKTIMGLLSPRSGYVVYNDRHLNPLPTDKRARLGIGYVPQGREIIPRLTVQENLLLGLEACADKSQRQKGIPDEIFELFPVLKTMLSRWGGDLSGGQQQQLAIARALMGQPKLLLLDEPTEGIQPSIILEIEAAVKRIIAATGISVLLVEQHLHFVRQADRYYAMQKGGIVASGETQTLSQEVIQKFLAV; encoded by the coding sequence ATGCCTGTGCTATTCTTTCCCCCATTCTCGGCTAATTGGATTGTCCCCATGCTACAAATTTCCGATCTGAATGTGTATTACGGCGAGAGCCATATTTTGCGGAATGTGGATATGTCCATTGCTCCGGGGCAAATGGTGTGTTTGATTGGCCGCAACGGGGTTGGTAAGACCACCCTACTCAAAACCATTATGGGACTGCTTTCCCCCCGCAGTGGTTACGTGGTCTACAACGATCGCCATTTGAATCCTTTACCGACGGATAAACGGGCTCGTTTGGGCATTGGTTACGTTCCCCAGGGGCGAGAGATCATTCCCCGCCTAACAGTGCAGGAAAATTTGCTGCTGGGCTTGGAAGCCTGTGCTGATAAAAGCCAACGACAGAAGGGTATACCCGACGAAATTTTTGAGCTTTTCCCTGTGCTGAAAACCATGCTTTCCCGTTGGGGGGGCGACCTGAGTGGTGGTCAGCAACAACAATTGGCGATCGCCAGGGCCTTGATGGGCCAGCCCAAACTATTACTGTTGGATGAACCCACCGAGGGGATCCAACCATCCATTATTTTGGAAATTGAAGCAGCGGTGAAACGAATTATTGCCGCCACCGGCATTTCTGTCCTTTTAGTGGAGCAACATTTACATTTTGTTCGCCAGGCGGATCGTTACTACGCCATGCAAAAGGGAGGCATTGTCGCCTCCGGGGAAACCCAAACCCTGAGCCAAGAAGTAATTCAAAAATTCCTGGCAGTATAG
- a CDS encoding nucleotidyltransferase family protein: MGVSFQILRQFCQQHKITELSVFGSILREDFNFDSDIDLLVKFDPNAHISLMDMIKIEDEFKRLLRRNIDLVSKKAIENSKNWIRRKNILNDAEIIYAQ; this comes from the coding sequence ATGGGAGTTTCCTTCCAAATCCTTCGTCAATTTTGCCAACAACATAAAATCACTGAATTATCCGTTTTTGGTTCCATCCTAAGGGAAGATTTTAATTTTGATAGCGATATTGATTTATTGGTTAAATTTGATCCGAATGCCCATATTAGTTTAATGGATATGATTAAAATAGAAGATGAATTTAAAAGATTACTAAGACGAAATATTGATCTCGTTTCTAAAAAAGCGATTGAAAATAGCAAAAATTGGATTCGTCGCAAGAATATTCTCAATGATGCGGAGATTATTTATGCTCAGTGA
- a CDS encoding nucleotidyltransferase family protein — translation MDKINVSKLTKELPMEQIRQFCHKWQVKEFALFSSILRPDFHSASDVDILIEFAPTAKRGLTETIQMQDELQAIFQRPIDLIIKNAINRSENWLRRKNILESAQIIYAT, via the coding sequence ATGGACAAGATAAACGTTAGTAAATTGACCAAAGAGTTACCAATGGAGCAGATTCGTCAATTTTGTCACAAATGGCAGGTTAAGGAATTTGCCTTGTTTAGTTCCATCCTACGTCCAGACTTCCATTCAGCCAGCGATGTTGACATCCTCATTGAATTTGCCCCTACAGCAAAACGAGGTTTGACAGAAACAATACAGATGCAGGATGAACTGCAAGCTATCTTTCAACGTCCCATCGATTTGATTATCAAAAATGCCATTAATCGAAGTGAAAATTGGCTCAGACGCAAAAACATTTTAGAATCGGCCCAGATTATCTATGCAACGTGA
- a CDS encoding DNA methyltransferase — translation MIATTESLRSFVHYCQQHIKGDEKSESQTFLTKFFQAFGHEGIKEAGAEFEQRVKKSSKQDRTGFADLVWPSRLRVKGVVIEMKKRGTDLTLHYSQLERYWMRLTPKPQYSILCNFDEFWIYDFTNQVDEPVDRVRLEDLPKRLGTFSFMEIGGKAPIFRNNQVEVTERTARRMGEFYQLVRERGKREKFAYFTEEQLQRFTLQCVLAMFAEDRNLLPRDLFVSLLQDCLTEKDNAYDAFSGLFRAMNQPGVVPQGRYAGVDYFNGGLFAEIQPIALEESELKLLDVCARDNWENIRPSIFGNIFEGAIDENERHARGIHYTSETDIRQIVRPTISDYWEEKINNARTIGELNQLQLELQAYRVLDPACGSGNFLYVAYQELKRIERLLIQKIADKRKQPPSQMEIGFVTPLQLFGMDTNSFAVQLARVTMMIARKIAIDKFELTEPALPLDSLDKNILCQDALFTDWPRADAIIGNPPFLGGHLMRIELGDNYVDKLFKQFPEVVNQQIDFASHWFRLAHNKIKENSGRAGLVGTNSISQGKSRQASLDYIVEHGGYIHNAISSQIWSGDAKVHVSLVNWMTSKPTEFYLDNRQVSLINSSLKSASDIRLAKILKINQNVAFRGVEPNGSGFFINEYVVHEWIYKNQSNKAVLKLFSMGSNLVRNPHGKPERWIIDFRDFSVEEAQMFCLPFEHVKNTVKEFRQTNRVSMLRENWWKFKRTNLAMRNAVTKLSFFFNVSRVSKWFIFLPIETKYLPADSTTVVASDDFYVLGILTSDVHRQWVKTQSSTLKGDTRYTHNTCFETFPFPQTASEKLTQQIRQAMVDLHEYRSQQMEAKQWGITKLYNAFFDEPASQLYKLHKKLDELVMKAYGFKKDDDILEKLLNLNLELAEKEKKGESIIGPWAIDNPPKS, via the coding sequence ATGATAGCGACCACTGAATCTCTCCGCAGTTTTGTGCATTATTGCCAGCAACATATTAAGGGGGATGAAAAGTCGGAGTCCCAAACTTTTTTGACCAAGTTTTTTCAGGCTTTTGGTCACGAGGGTATTAAGGAAGCAGGGGCAGAGTTTGAACAGAGGGTAAAAAAGAGTAGTAAACAGGATCGAACGGGCTTTGCGGATTTGGTCTGGCCGTCCAGGTTGAGGGTTAAAGGGGTGGTGATTGAAATGAAGAAGCGGGGCACAGATTTAACTTTGCATTATTCCCAGCTTGAACGGTATTGGATGCGGTTAACGCCTAAGCCCCAGTATTCAATCCTTTGTAATTTTGATGAGTTTTGGATCTACGACTTCACCAATCAAGTAGATGAGCCGGTGGATCGGGTCAGGCTGGAGGATTTACCTAAGCGTTTGGGGACTTTTTCCTTTATGGAAATTGGGGGGAAGGCTCCCATTTTTCGCAATAACCAAGTAGAGGTAACGGAACGCACCGCCCGACGCATGGGAGAGTTTTATCAGTTGGTGCGGGAGCGGGGTAAAAGGGAGAAGTTTGCCTATTTTACGGAGGAGCAGTTACAACGGTTTACTTTGCAATGTGTGCTGGCAATGTTTGCCGAGGATCGCAATCTTTTGCCCAGGGATTTGTTTGTGTCTTTGCTACAGGATTGTTTGACGGAGAAGGATAATGCTTATGATGCGTTTAGTGGCCTATTTCGGGCTATGAATCAGCCAGGCGTTGTTCCCCAGGGTCGTTATGCAGGAGTGGATTACTTTAATGGGGGTTTATTTGCAGAAATTCAGCCGATCGCCTTGGAAGAATCAGAGTTAAAACTTTTAGATGTTTGTGCCAGGGATAATTGGGAAAATATTCGTCCGTCGATTTTTGGCAATATCTTTGAAGGGGCGATTGATGAAAATGAGCGTCATGCTAGGGGCATTCATTACACGTCGGAAACAGATATTCGACAGATTGTACGGCCAACAATTTCAGATTATTGGGAAGAAAAAATCAATAATGCTAGAACGATTGGGGAATTAAATCAGCTTCAGCTAGAGTTACAAGCTTATCGAGTGCTTGATCCGGCCTGTGGATCGGGGAATTTTCTTTATGTAGCTTATCAGGAACTAAAACGCATTGAACGGCTTTTAATTCAGAAGATTGCAGACAAACGCAAGCAACCACCAAGCCAAATGGAAATAGGTTTTGTCACACCTTTACAGCTTTTTGGCATGGATACAAATTCCTTTGCGGTGCAGTTAGCCAGGGTAACAATGATGATTGCCAGAAAAATTGCCATTGATAAATTCGAGTTAACAGAACCAGCTTTACCGCTAGATTCGTTAGATAAAAATATTCTTTGCCAAGATGCTTTGTTTACAGATTGGCCAAGGGCCGATGCCATTATTGGAAATCCACCTTTTCTTGGGGGACATTTAATGCGTATAGAACTAGGTGATAATTATGTTGACAAGCTTTTCAAGCAGTTTCCAGAAGTCGTTAATCAACAAATAGACTTTGCAAGTCATTGGTTTCGCCTAGCTCATAATAAAATAAAAGAAAATTCTGGACGTGCAGGTTTAGTGGGAACAAATTCAATTAGTCAAGGCAAGAGTCGTCAAGCATCTTTAGACTATATTGTTGAGCATGGAGGATATATTCATAATGCTATTTCGTCGCAAATTTGGTCAGGAGATGCAAAAGTACATGTTAGTTTAGTCAATTGGATGACATCTAAACCGACTGAATTCTATTTGGATAACCGGCAAGTCAGTTTAATCAATTCATCATTAAAATCAGCTTCAGATATTCGACTAGCAAAGATTCTAAAAATCAATCAGAATGTTGCTTTTAGAGGAGTTGAACCTAATGGTAGTGGTTTTTTTATTAATGAGTATGTTGTTCACGAATGGATTTATAAAAATCAATCTAATAAGGCAGTTCTTAAATTATTTTCGATGGGGTCGAATTTGGTTCGTAATCCCCATGGAAAACCAGAGAGGTGGATTATCGACTTTAGGGATTTTAGCGTAGAAGAAGCTCAAATGTTTTGCCTGCCTTTCGAGCACGTCAAAAATACGGTTAAGGAATTTCGCCAAACAAATAGAGTATCAATGCTCCGGGAAAATTGGTGGAAGTTTAAACGTACAAATTTAGCAATGAGAAATGCCGTAACCAAACTATCCTTCTTTTTTAATGTTTCTAGGGTATCAAAGTGGTTTATTTTTCTGCCGATTGAAACAAAGTATTTACCGGCAGATTCAACGACAGTAGTAGCTTCGGATGATTTTTATGTGTTGGGAATATTGACCTCTGACGTTCATCGTCAATGGGTAAAAACCCAAAGCTCAACATTAAAGGGCGATACCCGTTACACTCACAATACTTGTTTTGAAACCTTTCCCTTTCCCCAAACCGCCAGTGAAAAACTGACCCAACAAATTCGTCAGGCGATGGTTGATTTACATGAATATCGTAGTCAGCAAATGGAGGCCAAACAATGGGGAATTACCAAACTGTATAATGCTTTTTTCGATGAGCCGGCCAGTCAACTGTATAAACTCCATAAAAAACTGGATGAATTAGTGATGAAAGCCTATGGATTCAAAAAAGATGACGACATTCTGGAAAAACTTTTAAACCTCAATCTTGAACTTGCTGAAAAGGAAAAAAAAGGTGAAAGTATTATCGGCCCCTGGGCTATAGATAATCCACCAAAATCTTAA
- a CDS encoding type II toxin-antitoxin system HicB family antitoxin, which produces MKYTIVIQWSDTDNCFVVFLPDFESVMQPVTHGDSYDEALQNAQEVLSLLTELDDGKLPKPQPLLQMA; this is translated from the coding sequence ATGAAATATACAATTGTCATTCAGTGGTCAGATACGGATAACTGCTTTGTTGTCTTTCTTCCAGATTTTGAATCGGTTATGCAGCCCGTTACCCACGGTGATAGCTATGATGAAGCATTGCAAAATGCCCAGGAAGTTTTGAGTTTGTTAACGGAGCTAGATGACGGGAAACTGCCCAAACCTCAACCACTTCTTCAAATGGCGTAG
- a CDS encoding DUF86 domain-containing protein has product MQRDQESLIDIANAIRRILRYTDEIDKVQLEINDEKLSAILYQITIIGEATRRISQDFRNQHPTIA; this is encoded by the coding sequence ATGCAACGTGATCAAGAATCTCTAATTGATATTGCCAATGCTATCAGACGTATTTTACGATACACAGATGAAATTGATAAAGTACAACTAGAAATTAACGATGAGAAATTATCAGCCATTCTCTATCAAATTACGATTATTGGAGAAGCAACAAGGCGAATTTCTCAAGACTTTCGCAATCAACATCCAACCATAGCTTAG
- the gltB gene encoding glutamate synthase large subunit — protein MPCHRGLHPLIPNFCTVISPMNSFHQAPSAQGLYDPHQEHDACGVGFIVQMKGKTSHDIVEQGLQMLVNLEHRGACGCEPNTGDGAGILIQVPHKFIQKVAGAEGITIPAPGQYAVGNIYGSPDPIARAETRRLFKEVTEAEGLTLLGWRDIPTDHSSLGQTAIASEPFMQQVYIARPEGLTDDLDFERKLFVLRKLSHNAIRATGFNKFWYVASLSARTLVYKGMLTTAQVGQYYPELHDPDMESALALVHSRFSTNTFPSWERSHPYRYIAHNGEINTMRGNVNWMQARQALFESSLFGEDMAKVQPVINIDGSDSTIFDNALELLYLAGRSLPHAVMMMIPEPWSAHESMGPEKKAFYKYHSCLMEPWDGPASIAFTNGKMMGAVLDRNGLRPSRYYVTKDDLVIMASEAGVLPIEPERVAKKGRLQPGRMFLVDMEQGRIIADEEIKQEIVSQYPYGEWLAANLKSLDQLPNPGNVPGTDGESLRQRQMAFGYTFEELRILLAPMGRDGVEAIGSMGADTPLAVLSDKPKLLYNYFQQLFAQVTNPPIDSIREEIITSAETTIGGEGNLLDPRPESCRLIELKTPILTNEDLAKLKALDNDEFKSVTLPILFDPNQGEKGLKTALDDLFTEADQAIAKGTNLIILSDRDVSVEKAAIPALLAVSGLHHHLIRNGSRTKVGLVLESGEPREVHHFAVLLGYGCGAINPYLAFETLDGMIAEGLLVNVDHKTACKNYIKAATKGVIKVASKIGISTIQSYRGAQIFEAVGLNQAVIDEYFCRTSSRIQGSDLGIIAQEAILRHQHAFAPRPGDRHTLDVGGEYQWRKDGEEHLFSPQTIHLLQRAVREGNYELYKQYAALVNEQNQKFFTLRGLLDFQDRQPIPLEEVEPVEAIMKRFKTGAMSYGSISKEAHESLAIAMNRIGGKSNTGEGGEDPERFTWTNEQGDSKNSAIKQVASGRFGVTSLYLSQAKEIQIKMAQGAKPGEGGQLPGKKVYPWIAKVRHSTPGVGLISPPPHHDIYSIEDLAELIHDLKNANREARINVKLVSEVGVGTIAAGVAKAHADVVLVSGYDGGTGASPQTSIKHAGLPWELGLAETHQTLVLNNLRSRIVVETDGQMKTGRDVAIAALLGAEEFGFSTAPLVSLGCIMMRACHLNTCPVGIATQNPELRAKFTGDPAHAVNFMTFIATELREIMAQLGFRTINEMVGHTEILEPKKAVDHWKAKGIDLSPLLHQPDVAPEVGRYCQIPQDHGLQHSLDVTQLLDLCQPAIAKGEKVKATLPITNINRVVGTIVGNEITKRHWEGLTEDTVHLHFQGSAGQSFGAFIPKGMTLELEGDANDYLGKGLSGGKIIVYPPKGSSFNAWENIIAGNVCLYGATAGEVYISGMVGERFCVRNSGVNTVVEAVGDHGCEYMTGGKVVVLGQTGRNFAAGMSGGVAYILDETGDFATRCNQAMVALETLEDPEEIKDLQELIQNHVNYTDSAKGKAVLADWETSISKFIKVMPRDYKRVLQAIKNALEAGLSGDDALNAAFEENAKDVARIGGS, from the coding sequence ATACCCTGCCATAGAGGTCTTCACCCCCTCATTCCAAACTTTTGTACGGTTATCAGTCCTATGAACAGCTTCCACCAAGCTCCCTCAGCCCAAGGCCTTTACGATCCCCACCAGGAACATGATGCCTGTGGCGTTGGTTTTATCGTGCAGATGAAGGGCAAGACTTCCCACGATATTGTGGAGCAGGGTTTGCAGATGTTGGTCAATCTGGAGCACCGGGGAGCCTGTGGCTGTGAACCAAACACAGGGGATGGGGCTGGCATCTTAATCCAAGTTCCCCACAAATTTATCCAAAAAGTGGCTGGAGCCGAAGGAATAACCATTCCTGCTCCGGGACAGTATGCCGTAGGTAACATTTACGGCTCCCCAGATCCGATCGCCAGGGCGGAAACTCGAAGATTATTCAAAGAAGTGACGGAGGCGGAGGGCTTAACTCTGTTGGGTTGGCGGGATATTCCCACGGATCATAGTTCCCTGGGCCAGACGGCGATCGCCAGTGAACCTTTTATGCAGCAGGTTTACATTGCCCGGCCAGAAGGTTTGACCGATGACTTGGATTTTGAGCGCAAATTGTTTGTATTGCGGAAGCTGAGCCACAATGCCATTCGAGCTACAGGATTTAACAAGTTTTGGTATGTGGCTAGTTTATCGGCCCGGACACTGGTTTATAAGGGGATGCTGACCACCGCCCAGGTGGGGCAATATTATCCAGAATTGCATGATCCGGATATGGAAAGTGCCCTGGCCCTGGTCCATTCCCGGTTTAGTACTAACACTTTTCCCAGTTGGGAGCGTTCCCACCCCTACCGTTACATTGCCCATAACGGCGAAATCAACACTATGCGGGGCAACGTCAACTGGATGCAAGCCAGGCAAGCTCTGTTTGAATCGTCCCTGTTCGGGGAGGATATGGCCAAAGTCCAGCCGGTGATTAACATTGACGGTAGTGACTCCACCATTTTTGATAATGCCTTAGAACTGCTTTATCTGGCCGGTCGCTCCCTACCCCATGCGGTGATGATGATGATTCCCGAGCCGTGGAGTGCCCACGAGTCCATGGGGCCTGAGAAAAAAGCGTTTTATAAATACCATTCCTGTTTAATGGAGCCTTGGGACGGGCCGGCTTCCATCGCCTTCACCAACGGCAAGATGATGGGGGCAGTGTTGGACCGTAATGGTCTGCGGCCTTCTCGCTACTACGTCACCAAGGATGATCTGGTGATTATGGCTTCCGAAGCGGGGGTTTTGCCCATTGAGCCGGAGCGGGTGGCCAAAAAAGGTCGTTTACAACCGGGGCGGATGTTCTTGGTGGATATGGAACAAGGACGCATCATCGCCGATGAGGAAATTAAGCAAGAAATTGTCAGTCAATATCCCTACGGGGAATGGTTAGCGGCTAACCTCAAATCCTTGGATCAGTTGCCTAATCCCGGTAATGTCCCCGGCACCGATGGGGAAAGTTTACGCCAACGCCAAATGGCCTTTGGATACACCTTTGAAGAACTGCGGATTCTGTTAGCTCCCATGGGCCGGGATGGGGTGGAGGCGATCGGTTCCATGGGGGCAGACACTCCGTTGGCGGTGCTGTCCGATAAGCCCAAGTTGCTCTATAACTATTTCCAACAGTTATTTGCTCAGGTTACTAATCCCCCCATTGATTCCATCCGGGAAGAAATTATTACCTCTGCAGAAACCACCATTGGCGGCGAAGGCAATTTACTCGATCCCAGGCCAGAAAGTTGCCGCTTAATTGAACTAAAAACGCCAATTCTGACCAATGAAGATTTAGCCAAATTGAAAGCGCTGGATAATGACGAGTTTAAATCCGTTACTTTACCGATCTTATTTGATCCTAACCAAGGGGAAAAGGGCTTAAAAACTGCTTTAGATGATTTGTTTACTGAGGCGGATCAAGCTATTGCAAAAGGAACTAATTTAATCATTCTCAGTGACCGGGATGTTTCGGTGGAAAAAGCCGCTATCCCCGCATTGTTGGCTGTATCGGGATTACATCACCATTTAATCCGTAACGGTTCCCGCACCAAAGTGGGGCTAGTGTTGGAATCCGGCGAACCCAGGGAAGTGCATCATTTTGCAGTCTTATTGGGCTACGGTTGTGGAGCCATTAATCCTTATCTAGCCTTTGAAACTTTAGACGGCATGATCGCTGAAGGTTTACTGGTGAATGTGGATCATAAAACTGCCTGTAAAAACTACATCAAAGCCGCCACTAAAGGGGTTATTAAAGTTGCTTCCAAAATTGGTATTTCCACCATTCAAAGTTATCGGGGGGCACAAATTTTTGAGGCAGTGGGTTTAAATCAAGCCGTCATTGATGAATATTTCTGCCGCACCTCTTCCCGTATCCAGGGTTCCGACCTAGGGATAATTGCCCAGGAAGCTATTCTGCGCCATCAACACGCCTTTGCCCCCCGCCCCGGCGATCGCCATACCCTTGATGTGGGGGGTGAATACCAGTGGCGTAAGGATGGGGAAGAGCATTTATTTAGTCCCCAAACCATTCATTTGCTCCAGCGGGCGGTGCGGGAAGGGAATTATGAACTGTATAAACAGTACGCCGCTCTGGTTAATGAGCAGAACCAAAAATTCTTTACCCTGCGGGGCTTGCTGGATTTCCAAGACCGACAACCCATTCCCCTAGAGGAAGTGGAACCCGTGGAGGCGATTATGAAACGCTTTAAAACCGGGGCCATGAGCTATGGGTCTATCTCCAAAGAAGCCCACGAGTCCCTGGCGATCGCCATGAACCGCATTGGCGGTAAGTCCAACACCGGGGAAGGAGGAGAAGATCCGGAACGGTTTACCTGGACAAACGAACAGGGTGATTCCAAAAACAGTGCCATTAAACAAGTGGCATCGGGACGATTTGGGGTGACCAGTTTGTACCTCTCCCAAGCCAAGGAAATTCAGATCAAAATGGCCCAGGGGGCCAAACCCGGCGAAGGGGGTCAATTGCCCGGCAAAAAGGTTTATCCCTGGATTGCCAAAGTGCGCCACTCTACCCCCGGTGTGGGTTTAATTTCTCCCCCGCCCCACCACGACATTTACTCCATTGAAGATTTGGCGGAGTTAATCCACGATTTGAAAAACGCTAACCGGGAAGCTCGCATTAACGTCAAACTCGTTTCCGAAGTAGGGGTGGGAACTATCGCCGCTGGGGTAGCCAAAGCCCATGCCGATGTAGTCCTTGTTTCCGGTTATGACGGTGGTACAGGAGCATCCCCCCAAACTTCCATTAAACACGCCGGTCTGCCCTGGGAATTGGGACTAGCGGAAACCCATCAAACCCTGGTGTTAAATAATCTCCGCTCCCGCATTGTGGTGGAAACCGATGGGCAAATGAAAACTGGCCGGGACGTGGCGATCGCCGCTTTGCTGGGGGCAGAAGAGTTTGGTTTTTCCACTGCGCCGTTGGTATCCCTGGGGTGCATTATGATGCGGGCCTGTCACCTCAATACCTGTCCTGTGGGCATTGCCACCCAAAACCCGGAACTGCGGGCCAAATTTACCGGCGATCCGGCCCATGCGGTGAACTTTATGACCTTCATTGCCACGGAACTGCGGGAGATTATGGCCCAACTCGGTTTCCGTACCATCAACGAAATGGTGGGCCACACGGAAATTTTGGAACCCAAAAAAGCGGTGGACCATTGGAAGGCTAAAGGGATTGACCTTTCCCCTCTGCTCCATCAGCCTGATGTTGCCCCGGAAGTGGGTCGTTATTGCCAAATTCCCCAGGATCATGGCCTGCAACACTCCCTCGATGTCACCCAATTGCTGGATCTTTGCCAACCGGCGATCGCCAAGGGGGAAAAAGTTAAGGCCACCCTACCCATTACCAATATCAATCGGGTGGTGGGCACCATTGTGGGCAATGAAATCACCAAACGCCATTGGGAAGGGCTAACGGAAGATACTGTTCATCTTCATTTCCAAGGCAGTGCCGGCCAAAGTTTCGGCGCATTCATTCCCAAAGGCATGACCCTAGAGCTAGAAGGGGATGCCAATGATTATTTAGGTAAAGGCCTGAGTGGCGGCAAAATTATCGTTTATCCCCCCAAGGGTTCTAGTTTTAATGCTTGGGAAAACATCATTGCCGGTAACGTTTGCCTCTACGGAGCCACGGCGGGGGAAGTCTATATTTCCGGCATGGTGGGGGAACGGTTCTGTGTCCGCAACTCCGGCGTTAATACCGTTGTGGAAGCGGTGGGGGACCATGGCTGTGAGTATATGACCGGCGGTAAGGTGGTGGTTCTCGGTCAAACGGGACGAAACTTTGCGGCGGGCATGAGTGGCGGCGTTGCTTATATTCTTGATGAAACCGGTGATTTTGCCACCCGTTGTAATCAAGCCATGGTTGCTTTGGAAACACTTGAAGATCCAGAAGAAATTAAGGATCTCCAAGAACTAATTCAAAATCACGTTAACTACACCGATAGCGCCAAAGGTAAAGCTGTTTTAGCAGATTGGGAAACTAGTATTTCCAAATTTATTAAGGTGATGCCCCGGGATTACAAACGGGTTCTGCAAGCCATTAAAAATGCCTTGGAAGCTGGTTTGAGCGGCGATGATGCCCTGAATGCGGCGTTTGAGGAGAATGCCAAAGATGTAGCTCGCATTGGGGGTAGCTAG
- a CDS encoding antitoxin, protein MNTAQISNDGSHQIVILPEGFKLSGTEVYIKKVGNTVVLISKDNPWQSLIESLDQFSDDFMATREQLPLDVREEF, encoded by the coding sequence ATGAACACCGCCCAAATTAGTAACGATGGTTCTCATCAAATTGTAATACTCCCCGAAGGCTTCAAATTGTCGGGTACTGAGGTTTACATTAAAAAAGTTGGAAACACGGTTGTTTTAATCTCGAAAGATAACCCTTGGCAATCCTTGATTGAAAGCTTAGATCAATTCTCAGATGACTTTATGGCAACTAGGGAACAGCTTCCCCTCGATGTGCGAGAAGAATTTTAG